Proteins from a genomic interval of Paenibacillus lentus:
- a CDS encoding MFS transporter, giving the protein MKETSLWNKNFLLICFSSFFVFITFYILAVTLPTFVLESLHGSQKGIGLVTTVFVIAAVIFRPLAGKWLSEMDNRKIMNASLILFAVCSAFYLIIQSFVPLLVLRVIHGAAFGVAATTTSAIAIKLIPETRKGEGIGYFTLFMSLAMVFGPFVGLMVISQFNFSVMFVICLVFSAFSLVCGLLLQIPGDQGMKKERAASSWHWKTFIEPNAIPISISGFMLAFSYGAIATFISVYAKSIGMEPMASYFFIVFAALILISRPFTGKLFDRKGEHILVYPGIFFFVIGMIWLSQANSTISFLASGGVIGLGYGALLPSFQAIAIKSSPIQRSGLATSTYFVFFDAGYGVGSYVLGVVAAMTSYGTMYFIGAIIVAFTTILYYGLHHRRQRRLQV; this is encoded by the coding sequence TTGAAAGAAACCTCATTATGGAATAAGAACTTCTTGCTGATTTGTTTCAGCAGTTTTTTTGTATTTATCACGTTTTATATTTTGGCGGTAACGCTGCCTACTTTTGTACTTGAATCGCTGCATGGCAGTCAGAAGGGAATTGGTTTAGTTACGACGGTATTTGTCATTGCTGCCGTCATCTTTCGTCCGCTGGCCGGAAAATGGCTGAGTGAAATGGACAACCGCAAAATTATGAATGCTTCGCTCATTTTGTTTGCGGTCTGCAGCGCGTTCTACTTGATCATTCAAAGCTTTGTGCCACTGCTCGTCCTGCGGGTTATTCACGGGGCAGCCTTCGGCGTAGCAGCGACGACGACCTCCGCGATCGCCATCAAGTTGATTCCGGAGACACGCAAAGGTGAAGGGATCGGTTACTTTACGCTCTTCATGAGCCTTGCGATGGTCTTCGGGCCCTTCGTTGGACTGATGGTGATCTCTCAATTCAATTTTTCCGTGATGTTTGTCATTTGTCTCGTGTTTTCGGCATTTTCATTGGTTTGCGGTCTGCTGCTGCAAATCCCGGGTGACCAGGGGATGAAGAAAGAGAGAGCTGCCTCATCATGGCACTGGAAAACCTTCATCGAGCCGAATGCCATTCCGATTTCGATCTCCGGCTTTATGCTAGCATTTTCATATGGAGCCATAGCTACATTTATTTCTGTCTATGCTAAAAGTATTGGCATGGAGCCGATGGCCAGCTACTTCTTTATTGTTTTCGCCGCTCTAATCTTGATTTCCAGGCCATTCACGGGAAAGCTGTTCGACCGTAAAGGAGAACACATTCTTGTGTATCCCGGCATATTCTTTTTCGTAATCGGCATGATCTGGCTTAGCCAGGCGAACAGCACAATTTCCTTTCTAGCGTCTGGAGGCGTGATCGGTCTAGGGTATGGGGCTTTGCTGCCCAGCTTTCAGGCAATCGCCATTAAATCGTCCCCAATCCAGCGCAGTGGTCTTGCCACCAGCACTTACTTTGTATTCTTTGATGCAGGCTACGGGGTAGGCTCCTACGTGCTTGGGGTTGTAGCTGCCATGACCAGTTATGGAACGATGTACTTTATCGGTGCGATTATCGTCGCTTTTACAACTATTTTGTATTACGGTCTTCATCATCGGAGACAGCGTAGATTGCAAGTGTGA
- a CDS encoding MarR family winged helix-turn-helix transcriptional regulator, producing the protein MRIKESLGYIITNTGRKITQHLTQRFQKYGITSEQWGVLQTLTEEDGITQAELSRRTEKDPTNVTRILDQLERKEWIRREANQGDRRSFLIYVTESGRSISQKLLPVELEFTQSYLKDFTEEELAVLRRAFEKINEQL; encoded by the coding sequence TTGCGAATTAAAGAATCCCTTGGCTATATCATTACGAATACAGGTCGGAAAATCACTCAGCACTTAACACAGAGGTTTCAGAAATATGGTATTACTTCGGAGCAGTGGGGCGTGCTGCAAACACTGACGGAGGAGGACGGCATAACACAGGCGGAGCTGTCTCGGCGTACCGAGAAAGACCCGACGAATGTAACCCGCATCTTAGATCAACTGGAGCGCAAAGAATGGATACGAAGAGAGGCCAATCAGGGGGATCGTCGATCTTTCCTGATTTATGTCACGGAGAGTGGACGAAGTATAAGCCAGAAGCTCTTGCCGGTTGAGCTCGAGTTTACGCAATCGTATTTAAAGGACTTCACCGAGGAAGAGCTTGCAGTGCTGCGCCGCGCATTCGAGAAAATAAACGAGCAATTGTAG
- a CDS encoding asparagine synthase, with translation MREGLIPTVLGAVVSASAASLLGSKYKLAATGALGFGLAHIVLGAIDLIEHR, from the coding sequence ATGCGTGAAGGTTTGATTCCTACTGTTCTCGGAGCCGTAGTATCTGCTTCAGCCGCCTCACTGCTTGGAAGCAAGTATAAGCTTGCCGCGACCGGTGCTCTCGGCTTTGGCCTGGCCCATATCGTGCTTGGCGCCATTGATCTCATCGAGCATCGGTAG
- a CDS encoding DUF2642 domain-containing protein has product MQMPLAVTLVDPCVVDALKANVGNYVVLETTRGGIDGCIADVKPDHVVLDARGKKFLVRICEIVWIMPK; this is encoded by the coding sequence ATGCAGATGCCTTTAGCAGTAACCCTTGTCGACCCCTGCGTGGTCGATGCATTAAAAGCCAATGTCGGAAACTACGTGGTGCTGGAGACGACTCGCGGAGGGATCGACGGCTGTATCGCCGACGTAAAGCCAGATCATGTCGTCCTGGATGCGCGGGGCAAAAAGTTCTTGGTTCGCATATGTGAAATTGTGTGGATCATGCCCAAATAA
- a CDS encoding ArsR/SmtB family transcription factor yields the protein MDRSIQQFKADFFKALAHPMRIRILEILSQGERNVNELQTMLESEGSAVSQQLSVLRAKNLVNTVKEGTTVIYSLRDPLISDLLGVARQIFNNHLVESISLLEDINKQS from the coding sequence ATGGATAGAAGCATACAGCAGTTCAAGGCCGATTTTTTCAAGGCGCTCGCTCATCCGATGCGAATCCGCATTCTGGAAATATTAAGCCAGGGCGAGCGCAACGTGAACGAGCTTCAGACGATGCTGGAATCCGAGGGCTCTGCGGTATCCCAGCAGCTTTCCGTACTCCGCGCCAAGAACCTGGTCAATACCGTAAAGGAAGGAACCACTGTCATTTACTCGCTCCGCGATCCGTTGATCAGCGATCTGCTTGGGGTGGCTCGGCAAATTTTCAACAATCATTTGGTAGAATCCATCTCATTGCTGGAGGATATTAACAAGCAGTCCTAA
- a CDS encoding SulP family inorganic anion transporter, producing the protein MKWIGRFSGYSANSFRKDLVSGCIVGIVAIPLGMAFAIASGVKPEYGLYTTIIAGILISLLGGSKFQIGGPTGAFIPILLAIVMQYGYENLLIAGFLAGVFLILMGLLRLGSLIKFIPKPVTIGFTSGIAVIIFSGQIGNFLGLEGVERHEYFFYNMKEIFLRMSTLNLYSVLTAGICLAALILTPKYLPKVPGSLVGIIVSTLVAAWLFPDKITTIGSAYGPIPAGLPSFAPLELSWDRILTMLQPALIIAMLGSIESLLSAVVADEMTGTRHNSNRELIGQGVANIAAPLFGGIPATGAIARTATNIKNGAASPMSGIIHGLVVLMIVVLFAPYASSIPLASMAPILMVVAWNMSEYKNFKHMLKTRTGDSLVLLVTFLLTVFTTLTIAVQAGLALAFILFIKRMSGSLAVDKVLPDHSSDKAKVQANRVTEERDCPQLGIYTVEGTLFFGASHVLEDLGQKLLADQDLRVVLLRMSRVPFMDTTGESNFTSLIERLMQHGIVVVISGLRSQPKELLLKTGSYAMIGQDRFFEHTGEALNYALENLQFNKCLGCKQFAFRECTGLSSTGSLRQHIS; encoded by the coding sequence ATGAAATGGATAGGACGATTTAGTGGTTACTCTGCAAATTCGTTTCGCAAGGATTTAGTATCGGGCTGTATCGTCGGGATTGTCGCCATTCCTTTAGGGATGGCTTTTGCCATTGCTTCAGGCGTGAAACCTGAGTATGGATTGTACACGACAATCATTGCCGGGATTTTGATCTCCCTACTTGGCGGATCAAAGTTCCAAATCGGGGGCCCGACCGGGGCGTTCATTCCGATACTGCTGGCGATCGTCATGCAGTATGGATATGAAAACCTGCTGATTGCCGGATTTTTGGCAGGCGTATTTCTCATATTAATGGGGCTTCTTCGGCTGGGATCATTAATCAAATTTATTCCGAAGCCGGTTACCATCGGCTTTACTTCCGGAATCGCCGTCATTATTTTTAGCGGACAAATCGGTAATTTCCTAGGACTTGAGGGTGTAGAGCGGCATGAATATTTTTTCTATAACATGAAAGAAATTTTCCTGCGAATGTCTACCTTGAATCTGTACAGCGTGTTAACCGCCGGCATTTGCCTGGCCGCACTTATTTTGACTCCTAAATATTTGCCGAAGGTTCCCGGCTCGCTCGTGGGGATTATCGTCTCTACCTTGGTTGCTGCCTGGCTATTTCCAGACAAGATAACAACAATTGGCTCGGCTTATGGGCCGATTCCCGCGGGTCTGCCTAGCTTCGCCCCACTTGAATTAAGCTGGGATCGCATTCTCACGATGCTTCAACCTGCTCTAATTATCGCTATGCTCGGGAGCATCGAATCCCTTTTATCAGCCGTTGTAGCGGATGAAATGACCGGCACCCGTCATAACAGCAACCGGGAATTGATTGGCCAAGGCGTAGCCAACATTGCGGCGCCTCTATTTGGAGGCATTCCGGCAACCGGCGCGATTGCCCGGACGGCAACGAATATAAAAAATGGCGCTGCCTCCCCAATGTCAGGGATCATTCACGGCCTCGTCGTGCTTATGATCGTGGTGCTCTTTGCCCCGTATGCCTCTAGCATTCCACTGGCAAGTATGGCCCCCATTTTGATGGTCGTTGCCTGGAACATGAGCGAATACAAGAACTTCAAGCATATGCTCAAAACGCGAACAGGGGATTCGCTGGTCCTGCTCGTCACCTTCTTGTTGACGGTATTCACCACCTTGACCATTGCCGTACAAGCGGGACTGGCCTTAGCCTTCATTTTATTTATTAAGCGCATGAGCGGCTCGCTCGCGGTGGACAAGGTGCTGCCTGATCATTCTTCAGACAAAGCGAAGGTGCAGGCGAATCGGGTAACTGAAGAGCGGGATTGCCCGCAGCTTGGCATTTACACCGTTGAAGGAACGTTGTTCTTCGGTGCCTCTCATGTCCTGGAGGACTTGGGACAAAAGCTGCTCGCAGATCAAGACCTGCGGGTCGTATTGCTGCGCATGAGCAGAGTGCCCTTCATGGATACGACGGGGGAATCCAATTTTACCAGCTTAATCGAACGCCTGATGCAGCACGGAATTGTCGTCGTCATTTCCGGTTTAAGATCGCAGCCTAAAGAGCTTCTACTCAAAACCGGCAGCTATGCCATGATTGGCCAAGACCGATTCTTCGAGCATACGGGCGAAGCGCTGAACTATGCCCTGGAAAATCTGCAATTCAACAAATGCCTTGGCTGCAAGCAATTCGCGTTTCGCGAGTGTACTGGCCTTAGCAGCACCGGCAGCCTGCGCCAGCATATTTCTTAA
- a CDS encoding SDR family oxidoreductase: protein MKLQNQVAVVTGAASGMGKQIALLFAQEGAKVAVSDLNLEGANATVEEITSQGGTAFAIKTNVAVEEDIQNLIETTVQTYGTVDILVNNAGIMDNMEPAGDVTDEQWERIFAVNTTSVMRSTRKVMPIFLEKQKGVIVNVASVGGLQGARAGAAYTASKHAVIGLTKNTGFMYAAQGIRCNVIAPGGVETNIGTSMTGINSFGASRQQLGMAINPRMGKSEEIAKVALFLASEDSSFVNGTVISADAGWTAY, encoded by the coding sequence GTGAAACTTCAGAATCAAGTAGCTGTTGTCACGGGTGCAGCGTCAGGAATGGGCAAGCAAATTGCATTGCTTTTTGCTCAAGAAGGAGCAAAAGTAGCCGTATCCGATTTGAATTTGGAAGGGGCAAACGCTACGGTTGAGGAAATCACGTCACAGGGCGGCACAGCATTTGCGATTAAAACGAATGTTGCGGTGGAGGAAGATATTCAAAATCTGATCGAAACCACAGTTCAAACTTATGGAACGGTTGATATTTTAGTTAATAATGCGGGGATTATGGACAATATGGAGCCGGCAGGCGACGTCACGGACGAGCAATGGGAAAGAATCTTTGCGGTGAACACGACTAGCGTAATGCGTTCTACTCGCAAGGTAATGCCGATTTTTCTGGAGAAGCAAAAGGGAGTCATCGTTAACGTGGCTTCGGTTGGTGGATTGCAGGGAGCACGCGCAGGTGCGGCTTATACGGCATCTAAACATGCAGTTATAGGTCTTACAAAGAATACAGGCTTCATGTACGCTGCGCAGGGCATTCGTTGCAATGTAATTGCTCCAGGCGGTGTAGAAACGAATATCGGCACATCGATGACAGGCATCAATTCATTCGGAGCTTCTAGACAGCAGCTTGGCATGGCGATTAATCCGCGCATGGGGAAATCCGAGGAAATTGCCAAGGTGGCCCTGTTTCTAGCTTCCGAGGATTCGAGCTTTGTGAACGGCACGGTAATTTCCGCTGATGCGGGATGGACGGCCTACTAA
- a CDS encoding cellulase family glycosylhydrolase, translating into MKKRRSSKVILSLAIVVALLAAVVPSAALAAAPASAMQSYVEAMEPGWNLGNSLDAVGADETAWGNPRITKELIQNIAAQGYKSIRIPVTWDSHIGGAPNYQIEAAYLNRVQEVVQWALDANLYVMINVHHDSWLWISKMETQHDQVLARYNAIWRQIADKFKNSPNKLMFESVNEPRFTDGGTTDETQQQKMLDELNVSFFNIVRSSGGQNATRPLVLSTLEASPSQERMTALYNTISKLNDKNIIATVHFYGFWPFSVNIAGHTKFDAETQNDIITTFDHVYNTFVARGIPVIIGEYGLLGFDKHTGVIEQGEKLKFFEFFAQYVKQKSMATMLWDNGQHFNRTSFKWSDPDLFNMIKASWTGRSSTASSDLVHVKQGTAVKDTSVQLNLNGNTLTSLSVNGTTLKSGTDYTLNGSTLTFKASQLTKLTSSGKLGVNATIVAKFNKGADWKFNVVLYNTPRLSSTTGTTSSFAIPTAFNGDQLATMEAVYVNGGNAGPHNWTSFKEFETTFSPAYSEGTIKLHQAFFNEVNDAAVTLRFHFWSGEIVNYTINKSGSTVTGTAS; encoded by the coding sequence ATGAAAAAACGTAGAAGCAGTAAGGTTATTCTCTCCCTGGCTATCGTTGTTGCATTATTGGCCGCTGTCGTTCCTAGTGCTGCACTTGCAGCGGCTCCTGCAAGTGCAATGCAATCCTATGTTGAAGCGATGGAGCCCGGATGGAACCTTGGCAATTCTCTCGATGCTGTCGGTGCGGATGAAACGGCATGGGGGAATCCGCGTATCACGAAAGAGCTGATTCAGAATATCGCAGCTCAAGGCTATAAGAGTATACGGATTCCAGTCACCTGGGATTCCCATATCGGCGGGGCTCCCAATTATCAAATCGAAGCGGCGTATTTAAATCGGGTTCAAGAGGTTGTCCAGTGGGCTTTGGATGCCAACCTCTATGTCATGATCAATGTGCATCATGATTCCTGGCTATGGATCAGTAAAATGGAAACCCAGCATGATCAGGTACTGGCACGGTACAATGCCATTTGGAGACAAATCGCTGATAAGTTTAAGAACAGCCCCAATAAGCTGATGTTCGAGAGTGTGAACGAGCCTCGCTTCACGGATGGCGGAACTACAGATGAAACCCAGCAGCAAAAAATGCTGGATGAGTTGAACGTATCCTTTTTCAACATTGTCAGAAGCTCCGGCGGTCAAAACGCGACTCGCCCGCTTGTCCTTTCAACGCTGGAAGCCTCTCCATCGCAAGAAAGAATGACAGCGCTTTATAATACGATCTCTAAGTTGAACGACAAGAATATTATCGCTACCGTTCATTTTTATGGATTCTGGCCATTTAGCGTAAATATTGCCGGGCACACTAAATTTGATGCGGAAACACAAAATGATATTATAACGACCTTCGATCATGTGTATAACACATTTGTAGCGAGGGGAATTCCAGTGATTATTGGCGAATATGGCCTGCTAGGATTCGATAAGCACACCGGTGTTATTGAGCAGGGGGAGAAGTTGAAGTTCTTCGAGTTTTTTGCCCAGTATGTGAAGCAAAAAAGCATGGCCACCATGTTATGGGATAATGGACAACATTTTAACCGTACGAGCTTCAAGTGGTCTGATCCTGATTTGTTCAATATGATCAAGGCTAGCTGGACAGGGCGTTCATCCACAGCTTCCAGTGATCTGGTTCATGTTAAGCAAGGAACTGCTGTCAAAGATACCTCGGTTCAGTTAAATCTGAATGGTAATACGTTGACATCACTTTCTGTGAACGGAACAACGCTGAAATCAGGTACGGACTATACGCTGAACGGAAGTACTTTGACTTTCAAAGCAAGTCAGCTGACCAAGCTGACCTCATCGGGAAAACTGGGCGTGAATGCGACAATCGTGGCAAAATTCAATAAAGGCGCTGATTGGAAGTTTAATGTGGTGCTTTACAATACGCCTAGGCTAAGCAGCACAACGGGGACTACCTCCTCTTTTGCAATTCCAACCGCCTTCAACGGCGATCAGCTTGCCACGATGGAAGCGGTCTATGTAAACGGCGGCAATGCTGGCCCGCATAACTGGACTTCCTTTAAGGAATTCGAAACGACATTCAGTCCGGCATATAGTGAAGGGACAATCAAACTACACCAAGCGTTCTTTAATGAAGTGAATGATGCCGCAGTCACTCTCAGGTTCCACTTCTGGAGCGGGGAGATCGTCAACTACACGATTAACAAGAGCGGTTCGACGGTGACAGGCACAGCTTCATAA
- a CDS encoding chitinase, whose protein sequence is MKKGLFGMPDKPGRVMTLLLVFTLLISLLPLAASAADRGAWAPNVSYTINDTVTYGGNTYRNIQSHTSLVGWEPPNVPALWQLVEGGGGGGGDTVAPTAPVNLTVSGITSSSVTLSWSASTDNVGVAGYEVYQGSSVVLSVTGTTATVTGLSASTAYSFKVVAKDAAGNRSPASATVNATTTAGNGGGGGGQLPKHTLTGYWHNFINNSSNLRVRDVPSQYDIIVLSFADMDPAKPGGVTFNVDSSLSSALGGYTNADLIADIQAKRAQGKKVIISIGGEQGNIDLNNASPNVTNFVESMHAIITQFGLDGVDIDLEHGMNVTNLTNAIRQLQQRVGSDFILTMAPQTIDMQSPNTSYMQLYNNLRDITSVINVQYYNSGCMLGRDGKCYSQGTVDFLTALTDLTLQWVAPSQLGIGVPATPSAAGGGYVSPTVVNNALNCLATGNSCGSYKPAAKYPDIRGAMTWSINWDATSNYSLANTVKPFLNSLP, encoded by the coding sequence ATGAAAAAGGGGTTATTTGGCATGCCGGACAAGCCGGGAAGAGTGATGACGCTGCTGCTGGTCTTTACGCTGCTGATCAGTTTACTGCCGCTGGCCGCTTCGGCAGCTGACCGCGGTGCTTGGGCGCCTAATGTGTCCTATACGATAAACGACACGGTGACATATGGTGGCAACACCTATCGGAATATTCAGTCTCATACTTCTTTGGTAGGATGGGAGCCGCCTAATGTACCTGCTTTATGGCAGTTGGTAGAAGGCGGAGGCGGCGGTGGAGGCGATACAGTGGCGCCGACGGCTCCCGTGAATTTAACGGTGAGCGGCATTACCTCATCCAGCGTCACCTTATCCTGGTCTGCTTCTACCGATAATGTAGGCGTGGCGGGATATGAAGTTTATCAAGGCTCGTCAGTTGTTTTATCTGTAACAGGCACAACCGCTACGGTCACAGGGCTTTCTGCCAGCACGGCTTATTCTTTTAAAGTCGTGGCTAAGGATGCTGCTGGCAACCGTTCCCCGGCTAGTGCGACCGTTAACGCGACGACGACGGCAGGCAATGGAGGTGGCGGTGGAGGTCAGCTTCCGAAGCATACCTTGACGGGATACTGGCATAACTTTATTAACAACTCTAGCAATTTAAGAGTAAGGGATGTGCCTAGCCAATACGATATCATTGTATTGTCGTTTGCAGATATGGATCCTGCCAAGCCAGGCGGAGTTACCTTTAATGTGGATTCCTCATTGTCCTCGGCCTTGGGAGGATATACGAATGCAGATCTGATTGCGGATATTCAGGCTAAACGCGCGCAAGGAAAAAAAGTCATTATATCGATTGGCGGGGAGCAGGGGAATATTGATTTAAATAACGCCTCCCCTAATGTAACGAATTTTGTGGAAAGCATGCATGCCATTATCACGCAATTTGGATTGGATGGCGTGGATATCGATCTGGAGCATGGCATGAATGTAACTAATTTAACGAATGCTATTCGCCAGCTGCAGCAAAGAGTCGGGAGCGATTTCATTCTAACGATGGCACCGCAAACGATAGATATGCAGAGCCCAAACACCTCTTATATGCAGCTCTATAACAATCTGAGAGATATTACATCCGTCATTAATGTCCAGTATTATAATTCAGGCTGCATGCTGGGGCGGGATGGTAAATGTTATTCGCAAGGCACGGTAGATTTCTTAACGGCTCTTACTGATTTGACTTTGCAGTGGGTAGCACCGTCCCAATTAGGCATTGGTGTTCCGGCTACGCCATCAGCGGCAGGCGGAGGATATGTCTCTCCGACTGTCGTTAATAATGCGCTGAACTGCCTGGCGACCGGCAACAGCTGCGGAAGCTATAAACCCGCAGCCAAATACCCGGATATCCGGGGAGCCATGACATGGTCGATCAACTGGGATGCGACTTCGAATTATAGTTTGGCCAATACAGTCAAGCCTTTCTTGAATTCGCTTCCATAA
- a CDS encoding heavy metal translocating P-type ATPase: MSITSKEASIQITGMTCAACAARIEKGLSKMEGVEQATVNLALEKSAIKYDPSKLSEADFEKKIEALGYGVVKHKAEFDITGMTCAACAARIEKGLNRMEGVTDANVNLALEKATIEFNPSEVTITDIIAKVEKLGYGAHQKQDEKGQVDHREKQIKDQQRKFIFSAILSLPLLWTMVGHFSFTSFLYVPDFLMNPWIQMILATPVQFIIGKQFYVGAYKALRNGSANMDVLVAMGTSAAYFYSLYQAIVTAGTGHAPHLYFETSAVLITLILLGKLFEAKAKGRSSEAIKKLMGLQAKTAIIERDGVEKEVPLEEVIIGDIILVKPGEKIPVDGEVIEGTSAVDESMLTGESLPVDKQAGDVLYGSTINKNGFIKMTATKVGRDTALAQIIKVVEDAQGSKAPIQRMADQISGIFVPIVVGVALLTFLVWMIWIQPGEITPALEVLIAILVIACPCALGLATPTSIMAGSGRAAEFGILFKGGEHLEQTQSIDTVVVDKTGTVTHGKPVLTDVLVADGQDEKKFLSLIGAAEKQSEHPLAQAIVQGIQDKGIELGNIQFFEAIPGYGVQATISGQEVVIGTRKLMQQYGVDIQSVLPKMEELERKGKTAMLAGINGQYAGLVAVADTIKETSKEAISRLQKMGIEVIMMTGDNTRTAQAIGKEVGVDAVIAEVLPEGKAEEVKKLQQQGKKVAMVGDGINDAPALATADIGMAIGTGTDVAMEAADITLIRGDLNSIADAIIMSRKTMRNIKQNLFWAFAYNTIGIPIAAIGLLAPWVAGAAMAFSSVSVVLNALRLQRVKL; this comes from the coding sequence ATGAGCATAACATCCAAAGAAGCTAGCATTCAAATTACTGGAATGACGTGTGCTGCATGTGCAGCACGGATTGAAAAAGGTTTGAGTAAAATGGAAGGGGTCGAGCAAGCAACCGTTAACTTGGCACTTGAAAAGTCAGCGATTAAATATGACCCTTCAAAGCTAAGTGAAGCTGATTTTGAAAAGAAAATTGAAGCACTCGGCTATGGTGTTGTCAAACATAAAGCGGAATTTGATATTACCGGCATGACTTGTGCTGCCTGTGCGGCACGTATAGAAAAAGGTTTGAACAGAATGGAAGGCGTTACAGATGCGAACGTCAATTTAGCGCTTGAAAAAGCAACGATTGAATTTAACCCTTCAGAAGTAACGATTACTGATATTATTGCGAAGGTAGAAAAGCTAGGTTACGGTGCGCACCAAAAGCAAGATGAAAAAGGACAAGTCGATCACCGTGAAAAGCAAATCAAAGATCAACAACGTAAGTTTATATTTTCGGCGATTCTATCATTGCCATTATTGTGGACGATGGTTGGGCACTTCTCATTTACATCCTTCTTATACGTGCCAGATTTCTTAATGAATCCGTGGATTCAAATGATATTGGCAACACCAGTACAATTTATTATCGGTAAACAGTTTTATGTAGGTGCCTATAAAGCATTACGGAATGGTAGTGCCAACATGGATGTACTTGTCGCGATGGGTACCTCAGCAGCGTATTTTTACAGTTTATATCAAGCTATAGTAACTGCAGGAACAGGTCATGCTCCACATCTATATTTTGAAACAAGTGCAGTATTAATCACGCTTATTCTTCTAGGAAAATTATTTGAAGCAAAAGCAAAAGGTCGCTCATCAGAAGCTATAAAGAAATTAATGGGTCTTCAAGCAAAAACAGCGATCATCGAACGTGATGGAGTTGAAAAAGAGGTACCGTTAGAAGAAGTAATAATAGGTGACATTATTTTAGTGAAGCCGGGTGAAAAAATTCCTGTTGATGGTGAAGTAATAGAAGGAACGAGTGCTGTCGATGAATCCATGTTAACAGGAGAAAGTTTACCCGTGGATAAACAGGCAGGTGACGTTTTATACGGCTCCACAATTAACAAAAATGGTTTTATCAAAATGACAGCGACAAAGGTGGGACGTGACACCGCATTAGCTCAAATAATTAAAGTAGTAGAAGACGCTCAAGGTTCAAAGGCGCCAATCCAACGTATGGCCGATCAAATTTCAGGGATTTTTGTACCTATTGTAGTTGGGGTGGCTCTCCTTACTTTTCTAGTATGGATGATATGGATTCAACCGGGTGAAATTACACCGGCACTTGAAGTATTAATAGCAATCCTTGTGATTGCCTGTCCATGTGCGCTAGGACTTGCAACACCGACTTCCATAATGGCAGGTTCGGGTCGAGCAGCGGAGTTTGGTATTTTGTTCAAAGGCGGAGAGCATTTAGAACAAACACAAAGCATCGATACAGTAGTCGTTGATAAAACAGGTACTGTTACCCATGGTAAACCTGTATTAACAGATGTCTTAGTAGCAGATGGTCAAGACGAAAAGAAGTTTTTATCGTTGATCGGTGCAGCGGAGAAACAATCAGAGCATCCATTGGCCCAAGCGATTGTTCAAGGTATTCAGGATAAAGGCATCGAACTTGGTAACATTCAATTTTTTGAAGCCATTCCCGGCTATGGTGTACAAGCAACGATATCAGGACAAGAAGTGGTCATTGGTACACGTAAACTCATGCAACAATATGGGGTTGATATCCAATCTGTTCTCCCTAAGATGGAGGAATTAGAACGCAAGGGTAAAACAGCGATGCTGGCTGGAATTAACGGTCAATATGCTGGGCTGGTTGCTGTAGCGGATACAATTAAAGAAACATCCAAAGAAGCTATATCTCGCCTGCAAAAAATGGGGATTGAGGTCATTATGATGACTGGTGATAACACGCGTACCGCCCAAGCTATCGGGAAAGAAGTGGGGGTTGATGCGGTTATTGCCGAAGTCCTTCCAGAAGGAAAAGCAGAAGAAGTGAAAAAACTGCAGCAACAGGGCAAAAAAGTAGCCATGGTTGGAGATGGTATTAATGACGCCCCCGCACTTGCAACAGCTGATATTGGCATGGCTATTGGTACAGGTACAGATGTTGCCATGGAAGCTGCGGATATTACACTGATTCGAGGCGATTTAAATAGTATTGCGGATGCGATTATAATGAGTCGCAAAACGATGCGTAATATTAAACAAAACTTATTCTGGGCATTTGCCTATAATACAATTGGAATTCCAATTGCGGCAATTGGATTACTTGCACCGTGGGTAGCAGGAGCTGCGATGGCATTTAGTTCTGTATCCGTTGTATTGAACGCATTACGTTTGCAAAGAGTGAAATTATAA
- the copZ gene encoding copper chaperone CopZ translates to MQNVTLNVQGMSCGHCVKAIEGSVGQLAGVNEVKVNLDAAQVEITFDEAQVSIDTIKETIDEQGYDVE, encoded by the coding sequence ATGCAAAATGTAACATTAAACGTACAGGGTATGTCATGTGGACATTGTGTGAAGGCTATAGAAGGAAGTGTGGGTCAATTAGCAGGAGTTAACGAAGTAAAAGTAAATTTAGATGCTGCTCAAGTTGAAATAACATTTGATGAGGCGCAAGTATCCATTGATACAATTAAAGAAACGATTGATGAGCAAGGGTACGATGTAGAATAA